From one Macaca nemestrina isolate mMacNem1 chromosome 5, mMacNem.hap1, whole genome shotgun sequence genomic stretch:
- the LOC139355286 gene encoding histone H2B type 1-N: protein MPEPSKSAPAPKKGSKKAVTKAQKKDGKKRKRSRKESYSVYVYKVLKQVHPDTGISSKAMGIMNSFVNDIFERIAGEASRLAHYNKRSTITSREIQTAVRLLLPGELAKHAVSEGTKAVTKYTSSK from the coding sequence ATGCCTGAACCCTCAAAGTCTGCTCCCGCCCCAAAGAAAGGCTCCAAGAAGGCGGTGACAAAAGCCCAGAAGAAGGACGGCAAGAAGCGCAAGCGCAGCCGCAAGGAGAGCTACTCCGTGTACGTGTACAAGGTTCTGAAGCAGGTCCACCCCGACACCGGCATCTCGTCCAAGGCCATGGGAATCATGAATTCCTTCGTCAATGACATCTTCGAGCGCATCGCGGGTGAGGCTTCCCGCCTGGCGCATTACAACAAGCGCTCGACCATCACCTCCAGGGAGATCCAGACGGCCGTGCGCCTGCTGCTCCCCGGGGAGCTGGCCAAGCACGCGGTATCGGAGGGCACCAAGGCCGTCACCAAATACACCAGCTCCAAGTGA
- the LOC105491642 gene encoding histone H2A type 1, whose amino-acid sequence MSGRGKQGGKARAKAKTRSSRAGLQFPVGRVHRLLRKGNYAERVGAGAPVYLAAVLEYLTAEILELAGNAARDNKKTRIIPRHLQLAIRNDEELNKLLGKVTIAQGGVLPNIQAVLLPKKTESHHKAKGK is encoded by the coding sequence ATGTCGGGACGTGGCAAGCAGGGCGGCAAAGCTCGCGCCAAAGCTAAGACCCGCTCTTCTAGGGCGGGTCTTCAGTTCCCCGTGGGCCGAGTGCACCGACTGCTCCGCAAGGGCAACTATGCCGAGCGGGTAGGTGCCGGCGCGCCTGTGTACCTGGCGGCGGTGCTGGAGTACCTGACCGCCGAGATCCTGGAGCTGGCTGGCAACGCGGCCCGAGACAACAAGAAGACCCGCATCATCCCGCGCCACCTGCAGCTGGCCATCCGCAACGACGAGGAGCTCAACAAGCTGCTTGGTAAAGTGACCATCGCCCAGGGTGGTGTTCTGCCCAACATCCAGGCCGTGCTGCTGCCTAAGAAAACTGAGAGCCACCACAAGGCCAAGGGCAAGTAG